Proteins from one Plasmodium cynomolgi strain B DNA, chromosome 10, whole genome shotgun sequence genomic window:
- a CDS encoding long-chain fatty acid CoA ligase (putative), whose amino-acid sequence MFTTTGELVYSVKVSEPTRKDATGAYRNPQYKDKLLDNFEDKPLNNMWEMFDGAAKKYKDRDCLGTRVKVDNKLGPYKWKSFTEVRELILAVGSGLMNTNACPVIRCDDTKVTRAKFLGFYMPNCEEWNICDLSCSAFNIVTVPLYDSLGIESSKFILDQTLMQTIICNKTCAMNLFKSLDTCERIFLKKLILVENEADAEVKKACGKHQLEIILWKDLIAAGKKKLQEARPGNLKDVACICYTSGTTGYPKGVIMTNGNFVAQLTSSLTGPSRLPILNINESDTHISYLPLAHIYERIMMLVFCAQGVRTGYYSGNVQTLVEDIQELKPTLFISVPRLYNRIHERIFNSLKKKPAVVQSLFNKGLEHKIKKLNSSGYGMTETLGPAFISHSTDVNIGHIGGPVPCVEYRVVSVPEMNYLVTDNPPRGELHLRGPAITNLGYFKLEKETNEFIDKDGWISTGDIVSFSENASITIIDRKKNIFKLSQGEYIAVEKIESVYRQSLYISQIFVFGYSYESVLVCIVCPSLDTIEIWKNEKKISKTDEEVMQMPEYKKDVIDDLIKMGKKDGLKGYEQIKDVYFATEPFTIENDLLTPTGKIKRHAVQKKYKEEIDKMYKQLKAAA is encoded by the exons ATGTTCACGACAACAGGAGAACTTGTGTACTCTGTGAAGGTCAGCGAGCCCACGAGGAAGGACGCAACGGGGGCGTACAGGAACCCCCAATATAAGGATAAACTACTTGACAATTTCGAAGATAAGCCATTGAATAACATGTGGGAAATGTTCGACGGGGCGGCAAAGAAGTACAAGGACCGAGATTGTTTAGGCACTCGAGTGAAAGTGGACAATAAGCTGGGTCCTTACAAATGGAAGTCATTCACAGAAGTAAGGGAATTAATTTTAGCAGTAGGATCAGGTTTAATGAATACGAATGCATGCCCAGTAATCAGATGTGATGACACAAAAGTAACGAGAGCAAAATTTCTAGGGTTCTATATGCCAAATTGTGAAGAGTGGAACATTTGCGATTTGAGTTGCAGTGCATTTAACATAGTAACGGTGCCCTTATACGATTCATTAGGTATAGAATCGAGTAAATTTATTCTAGATCAGACCTTAATGCAGACGATTATTTGCAACAAAACATGTGCCATGAATCTGTTCAAATCGCTAGATACGTGTGAAAGGATCTTTCTAAAAAAACTCATTCTGGTGGAGAACGAAGCTGATGCAGAAGTTAAAAAGGCCTGTGGAAAACACCAGCTAGAAATTATTCTGTGGAAAGATCTAATCGCAGctgggaagaagaagttaCAAGAAGCTAGGCCAGGCAATTTAAAAGACGTTGCATGTATATGTTACACATCTGGAACAACGGGATATCCCAAAGGGGTTATAATGACGAACGGAAATTTCGTAGCCCAACTAACTTCCTCACTAACAGGCCCTTCAAGATTGCCAATTTTGAATATAAACGAAAGTGACACCCACATTTCGTACCTTCCACTAGCCCATATATATGAAAGGATTATGATGCTTGTTTTTTGTGCACAGGGGGTCAGAACTGGATACTACTCAGGGAATGTCCAAACATTAGTGGAAGATATTCAAGAGTTGAAGCCAACTTTGTTTATTAGTGTCCCTAGATTGTACAACCGAATCCATGAGCGCATATTCAATTcgttaaaaaagaaaccgGCAGTAGTTCAATCCTTGTTCAATAAGGGACtggaacataaaataaaaaagctaaaCAGCAGTG GTTACGGAATGACAGAAACGCTTGGTCCAGCATTCATTTCGCACAGCACAGATGTGAATATAGGCCACATAGGGGGTCCTGTCCCCTGTGTTGAATATAGAGTTGTATCCGTCCCAGAAATGAACTACCTAGTTACGGACAACCCACCTAGAGGAGAACTACATTTGAGGGGACCAGCTATCACCAATTTGGGTTATTTCAAACtggaaaaggaaacgaaCGAATTTATTGACAAAGATGGATGGATAAGCACAGGTGATATTGTATCGTTTAGTGAAAATGCGTCCATCACCATTATtgataggaagaaaaatatcttcaAATTATCTCAAGGGGAATACATAGCAGTGGAGAAAATCGAATCCGTTTACAGGCAGTCTCTTTACATTAGCCAGATCTTCGTTTTTGGATACTCATACGAATCGGTACTTGTGTGCATTGTGTGCCCCTCCTTGGACACCATAGAGAtatggaaaaatgagaagaagatTAGTAAAACGGATGAGGAGGTGATGCAGATGCCCGAGTATAAGAAGGACGTTATTGAtgatttaattaaaatggggaagaaggatGGATTGAAGGGATACGAACAAATTAAGGACGTGTACTTCGCTACGGAACCCTTCACCATCGAAAACGATTTGCTCACACCAACCGGGAAGATCAAGAGGCACGCTGTGCAGAAGAAGTACAAGGAGGAAATCGATAAGATGTACAAGCAGCTGAAGGCGGCGGCTTGA
- a CDS encoding zinc finger protein (putative) has translation MMNNKNVNSSTQGQQQSSLVVTQIPRKKQFYKTKMCPWFFSGSLCPLAKKAGVCKNEKCSYAHSVCELRPTGDLYKTAPCTKFLRGKCNAESHCRHAHYIEELRPLPGNLSPSQNAINLMLAAPLAGSTQKGSKNKNSGNSGNSGNGGNSSSNSTHNNHNSHNNHNSHNNHNHHNHHNHNSHNNHNNHNNHNNHNNHNHHNSHNNHNSHNHTSGSGYFSEENKNSENIIKSTNSLLCNFSTQNGVNSNRFSKNFEKNGTSDNNISSNVNNGGGTCNMSSGMMNCNMSGNMTNNLSSNVTSNMSNNVNSSHVNNHANNHSNNHANSHSNNHTNNHSNNHANNHANGTISRGMSRSMNSSLNNNNMNNAMNSCMNSCMNNCGMNSAVSSGINNAVNSGINNAVNSGINNAVNSCMNNCMNSCMNNGMNNGINSAMNNGMNNTMSSTVNVNKNYQKSSSYPNKLYALLKNKENSEEYNSAMNTMNIKNYMMNNNNDMESASGLINPFNLRKLQNMCSGSNEQNGAFKSINELLNQDMNMNRSMNGSMHGGSLATSLGSSMTNMGSSMTNMGSSMTNMSSGMTNMGSSMTNMSSGMTNMNSGMVNNMSVISNLSNGKANMSNMSNMSNMTNMTNMTNMTNMSNMSNMSNMSNMSNIPSSINSTQYYNLSKQKKSDVLSKYPSFQSNDSSSSMRISSNSSKDYAPDNEEKKLVDTIEHMEITAQDSALKVIEDDNEKLNIADIKNFLKLLQMTNTNNYKEDSFLLNDELKKSSHLMHDQQPQQSHQPHQQHQSHQPHHPHHAQQSQHPQHLQQSQQSQHAQHSQLAQQYNPGPAVKNGNNHPKQQPKNIEVVPGAHLPEHFVHTGNMPNTQNDENSMNKYDVNGDVKNIYKLNNNSLISCSNFWNYPEDELNTTASKIVQNVEIFDY, from the exons ATGATGAATAACAAAAACGTGAACAGTAGCACCCAAGGACAACAACAGTCCTCCTTGGTGGTGACCCAAATTCCACGAAAGAAGCAATTTTACAAAACGAAGATGTGTCCGTGGTTCTTCTCGGGGAG TTTGTGTCCCTTGGCGAAAAAGGCAGGagtatgcaaaaatgaaaaatgcagTTATGCACATTCTGTTTGTGAGTTGAGGCCGACTGGAGATTTATACAAAACGGCTCCGTGTACAAAATTTCTGAGAGGAAAATGTAACGCCGAATCGCATTGCAGGCACGCGCACTATATTGAGGAATTGCGTCCCCTTCCTGGAAATTTGTCTCCCTCTCAAAATGCCATCAACCTTATGCTCGCCGCCCCACTGGCCGGTTCGACTCAAAAGGGCAGCAAAAATAAGAACAGCGGAAATAGCGGAAATAGCGGAAACGGtggcaacagcagcagcaatAGCACCCACAACAACCATAACAGCCATAACAACCATAACAGCCATAACAATCATAACCACCACAACCACCACAACCACAACAGTCACAACAACCACAACAATCACAACAACCACAACAATCACAACAACCACAACCACCACAACAGCCACAACAACCACAACAGTCACAACCACACCAGCGGCAGTGGATACTTCTCGGAGGAGAACAAGAACAGCGAAAACATAATAAAGTCGACGAATTCATTACTCTGCAACTTCTCTACACAAAACGGAGTCAACAGTAACCGATTTAGCAAAAATTTCGAGAAGAACGGCACGTCGGACAATAACATTAGCAGCAACGTGAATAATGGAGGTGGAACTTGCAACATGAGCAGCGGGATGATGAACTGCAATATGAGCGGCAATATGACGAATAACTTGAGCAGCAACGTGACGAGCAACATGAGCAATAATGTGAACAGCAGCCACGTGAACAACCACGCGAACAATCACTCGAATAATCACGCGAACAGCCACTCGAACAACCACACGAACAACCACTCGAACAACCACGCGAACAACCACGCGAACGGAACCATCAGTCGCGGCATGAGTCGCAGTATGAACAGCAGTTTGAATAATAACAACATGAACAATGCGATGAACAGTTGTATGAACAGCTGTATGAACAACTGCGGAATGAACAGCGCAGTGAGCAGCGGAATTAACAACGCAGTGAATAGCGGAATTAACAACGCAGTGAACAGCGGAATTAACAACGCAGTGAACAGTTGTATGAACAACTGCATGAACAGTTGCATGAATAACGGGATGAATAACGGGATTAATAGCGCGATGAATAACGGGATGAACAACACCATGAGTAGCACCGTGAATGTGAACAAAAACTACCAGAAGAGCTCATCCTACCCGAACAAGCTGTACGCGCTGctaaaaaacaaagaaaacaGCGAGGAGTACAATAGCGCAATGAACACCATGAACATAAAGAATTACATGATGAATAATAACAACGATATGGAGAGCGCAAGCGGGCTTATAAATCCCTTCAATTTAAGAAAGTTGCAGAATATGTGTAGTGGATCGAACGAACAGAACGGAGCTTTCAAGTCGATCAACGAATTGTTGAATCAAGACATGAACATGAATCGATCGATGAATGGGAGCATGCACGGAGGGAGTCTAGCCACCAGCCTGGGTAGCAGCATGACCAACATGGGTAGTAGCATGACCAACATGGGTAGTAGCATGACCAACATGAGTAGCGGCATGACCAACATGGGTAGCAGCATGACTAACATGAGTAGCGGCATGACTAACATGAATAGCGGCATGGTGAACAACATGTCCGTCATTTCGAACCTATCGAATGGAAAGGCCAACATGAGCAACATGAGCAACATGAGCAATATGACCAACATGACTAACATGACCAACATGACCAACATGAGTAACATGAGCAACATGAGTAACATGAGTAACATGAGTAACATCCCCAGCAGCATCAACAGCACCCAATACTACAATTTAAGTAAGCAAAAGAAGAGCGATGTGTTGAGCAAGTACCCCTCATTCCAAAGTAATGACTCTTCTTCGTCCATGAGAATATCAAGCAATTCTTCAAAGGATTATGCCCCAGataatgaggagaaaaaattagtaGACACAATCGAGCACATGGAAATTACAGCGCAGGATAGTGCACTGAAAGTTATCGAGGATGACAATGAAAAGTTGAATATTGCcgatattaaaaatttcctgAAGTTGTTGCAAATGACGAACACGAACAATTACAAGGAGGATAGCTTTTTGCTGAATGATGAGTTAAAGAAGAGTAGCCACCTCATGCATGACCAGCAACCGCAGCAATCGCATCAGCCGCATCAACAGCATCAATCGCATCAACCGCACCACCCTCATCACGCGCAGCAATCTCAGCACCCGCAACATCTGCAGCAATCGCAGCAATCGCAGCACGCACAACACTCGCAACTCGCGCAGCAGTATAACCCCGGGCCAGCTGTGAAGAACGGCAACAATCACCCAAAGCAACAGCCCAAGAATATTGAAGTGGTGCCTGGTGCCCATTTACCCGAACATTTCGTACACACCGGCAATATGCCCAACAcgcaaaatgatgaaaatagcATGAACAAGTATGACGTAAATGGagacgtaaaaaatatttacaagtTAAACAACAATTCACTGATTAGCTGTTCCAACTTTTGGAATTACCCAGAAGATGAGCTGAACACGACAGCTTCgaaaattgtgcaaaacGTGGAAATCTTCGACTACTAA